CAAATACCGGCGGGGAAAGCTAATCCAAGTCCTCCAGTAGGGCCGGCCTTAGGTCAACGCGGTGTGAATATTATGGAGTTTTGCAAGGCATTTAATGCCAGCACGCAATCTATGGAGCAAGGATTGCCAATTCCTGTCGTTATCACTGTGTATAGTGACCGTAGTTTTACTTTTATAACTAAAACACCGCCTGCTTCGGTATTATTGAAGAAAGCAGCTGGAATTCAAAGCGGTAGTGGTACACCTAACACCAAGAAAGTCGCTAAACTTCAACGTTCACAACTTGAAGAAATTGCTAAGACAAAAGAACCTGACTTGACGGCAGCAACCTTAGAGGCCGCTGTACGTAGTATTGCAGGTACGGCACGTAGCATGGGCATTGAAGTCGAAGGCGTAGAATAAGAGGTTACCATGGCAAAGTTAAGCAAAAAGCAAAAAAGATTAGAGAAAAAGTTTTACCTAATCACTTATATAAAGCATCTGAAGCAATAGCTGTCTTGAAAGAATTTACAAGTTCAAAATTTCGCGAAAGTGTTGATATTGCTGTAAATTTGGGAGTCGATCCGCGTAAATCTGATCAGGTCGTTCGTGCATCAACCAATCTTCCAAAAGGAACAGGTAAAGCAGTTCGCGTTGCCGTGTTTGCCCAGGGTGATAATGCTGTAAAAGCAAAAAATGCTGGTGCTGATTTGGTGGGTTTTGAAGATTTGGCTGACCAGATCAAAAATGGTGAAATCAATTTTGATGTTGTTATTGCAACACCAGATGCAATGCGAATCGTCGGACAATTAGGACAGATTTTAGGACCAAGAGGATTAATGCCTAACCCGAAGGTTGGAACGGTAACAACCAATGTTGAAGCTGCTGTTCAAGATGCAAAATCAGGTCAAGTTCGATATCGAACCGATAAAAATGGTATTATCCATTGCACGGTCGGTAAGGTTGATTTTGAAGCAGCCGACTTAATAGAGAACGTCGCAGCATTGCTTGCTGATTTGAAGAAAGCCAAACCTTCTTCATCAAAAGGCATATACATCAAAAAAATAACATTATCTACCACAATGGGTCCTGGATTAACTATTGATCCAGCATCAATTTCCATGTAAAATAGTCACCCATTTTTAAAGTATTCACGGCATAGACACTAGGTTCAATGCCGTCGAAGACCGCAGGTGCCATTGCTTAATATCCTGCGCAGACGGTGAACCGGCTCCGGAATCATTTAGAGACGGCCACCATTAACAGTCAAATCCTTGTGGTTTGAACAACTTAGGAGGTCAGTAACGTGACATTAACATTAGCTGCAAAAAAAGCCGTGGTTGAAGAGGTAACAAGTGTTGCTTCAAAGGCTATTTCAGCAGTGGTTGCTGATTATCGTGGTTTAACTGTCAATCAAATGACTCAGCTTCGAACAGAAGCACGCAAAGCTGGCGTTTATTTGCGTGTCGTACGCAATACCCTGACTCGCAGGGCATTTGAAAAAACAGATTTTGCCTGTTTAAGCGACTTGTTGGTTGGTCCTTTATTCATTGCTTTATCTATGGAATCTCCAGGAGATGCGGCAAGATTACTTAAGGAATTTACAAAATCATACGAAAAGCTTGAAATTAAAGCGTTATCCGTAGGCGGTAAAGTATATGGTGCAGAACAGCTTGATGCTGTTGCAAGCTTGCCGACTCGAGATGAAGCAATATCTAAGCTGATGTTTGTAATGAAGGCACCAATTGAGAAGTTTGTTCGTACTCTTGCAGAACCTCATGCCAAGTTAGTGAGAACTATCGCGGCAATCAAGGATAAAAAGCAGGCTAGCTGAACGATAATCTTTAAATAATTTTAATTTAGGAGTTAAAAGTGGCTATATCAAAAAATGAAATTCTGGAAACCATATCCAACATGTCTGTTATGGAAGTGGTTGAATTAATTGAAGCGATGGAAGAGAAATTTAACGTTTCTGCCGCCGCTGCTGCGGTTGCTGTTGCAGCTCCTGCTGCTGCCGCTGCTAGTGCTGCTGAAGAGAAAACCGAATTTGACGTAGTTATGACCAGTTTTGGTGATAATAAAGTTGGTGTGATTAAAGCAATCCGTAGTATCACCGGTCTTGGTTTGAAAGAAGCTAAAGATTTGGTTGAAGGTGCTCCATCAACCGTTAAAGAAGGTGTTTCTAAAGACGAAGCTGCTGATATCAAGAAGCAGCTTGAAGAGGCTGGTGCTTCCGTCGACGTTAAGTAATTTCGCTAGATCATAATTGATGACCCAGCCATGTTTTCATGGCTGGGTTTACGTGTTTGAAATATTCAATAATTTATAGAGGAACTCCTAATGGCCGAAGCAGTTGCTAACCCTCAATATTCACATGCTGAGAAAAAACGATTTCGCAAGAGCTTTGGTAAACAAGCGGATATGATGGAAATCCCTAATCTGCTTGACATTCAGCTGAAATCTTATCGTGATTTTATTCAAGCCGATGCTGGAACAAAAGAACAAGAAAAAACTGGTTTACATGCGGCTTTTGCATCGGTATTTCCAATTCATAGCTTTTCTGGCAATGCAAGACTTGAATACGTTGGCTACAGCTTAGGTGAGCCAGCTTTCGATGTACGAGAATGCAAGTTGAGAGGATTAACCTATTCTGCTCCGTTAAGAGTTAAAGTACGACTGGTTGTCCTTGACAAAGATGCAACTGGCGATGAAAAGCCCATTAAAGATATTCGTGAGCAAGATGTCTTCATGGGAGAGATTCCGTTAATGACGGATGTGGGTACATTTGTTATTAATGGTACAGAGCGAGTTGTTGTCTCGCAACTTCATCGTTCCCCAGGAGTTATTTTTGAACATGATAAAGGTAAAACACATTCTTCTGGCAAATTATTATATTCAGCCAGAATTATCCCTTATCGTGGCTCATGGCTTGATTTTGAATTCGACCCCAAAGATTGCGTATTTGTTCGTATCGACCGTCGTCGTAAATTACCTGTTAGTATTTTGTTGCGCGCATTAGGTTATGATACGGAATCCATTCTAACCGAGTTTTTTGAGACAACGTCCTGTCATTTGAAAAATGGTGAGTTCCATATTGACCTCATTCCATCACGATTACGTGGTGAAATTGCATTATTTAATATTATTGCTCCAGAGACAGGCGAAGTTATTGTTGAAGAAGGAAGAAGAATAACAACAAGACACATTAAATTAATGGAAAAGAACAATATGAGTGTTCTTGTTGTTCCTCATGATTACTTGATTGGTAAAGTACTTGCCAAAGACATCGTTGATACGTCAACGGGAGAAGCGATTGCTCTGGCTAACGATGAAATTACAAGCGATCTCTTGGATTCCACTATTGAGCATGGAATTCACGCGTTTGAAATGATTTATACTAACGAATTGGATCATGGTTCTTATATATCCGATACAATTCGTATTGATCCAACATCAAACCAATTAGAAGCGTTAGTAGAAATTTATCGAATGATGCGGCCAGGTGAGCCTCCCACCAAAGAAGCTGCTGAAGCATTATTTAAAAATCTGTTCTTTGCGGAAGACCGTTATGATCTTTCAGCGGTTGGACGTATGAAGTTTAATCGCAGAGTAGGTCGGAAAGAAGATCAGGGGCCCGGCACGCTGACTAAGGAAGATATACTGGCTGTTATTAAAACATTAATCGACATTCGCAACGGTATTGGCATGGTTGATGACATTGACCATTTAGGAAATCGTCGCGTACGTAGTGTCGGTGAAATGGCTGAGAATCAATTCCGTGTAGGTTTGGTTCGTGTAGAACGTGCGGTAAAAGAACGCTTGAGCTTGGCTGAGTCAGAAAATCTTATGCCACAAGATTTAATTAATGCCAAACCAGTATCTGCAGCTGTAAAAGAGTTTTTTGGCTCAAGTCAGCTTTCACAATTTATGGATCAGGTTAATCCATTATCAGGTGTTACTCATAAACGCCGTGTTTCTGCATTGGGACCAGGTGGTTTAACTCGCGAAAGAGCTGGATTTGAGGTTCGTGACGTTCATACCACCCATTATGGTCGAGTGTGTCCCATTGAAACGCCTGAAGGTCCGAACATTGGGTTGATTAATTCCTTGTCAGTTTATGCAAGAACAAATGAGTATGGGTTCATTGAAACACCATGCAGAAAGGTGGTTAATGGATGTGTTACCGATGAAATTGAATACATTTCTGCCATCGAAGAAGTTGACCAATACATTGCGCAATCCAGCGTCGAAGTTGACGGAAATGGCAAAATTTTAGCGGATTTGGTTCCTTGTCGACATCAGAACGAATTTTCGCTGACGACTCCGGACAAAATTAACTACATGGACGTGTCGGCAAAACAAATCGTGTCTGTAGCGGCTTCTCTGATTCCATTTTTGGAGCATGATGATGCTAACCGTGCCTTGATGGGTTCCAACATGCAACGACAAGCTGTTCCAACGTTGCGCTCTGAAAAACCGTTGGTTGGTACTGGAATGGAGCGGGATGTTGCTTCTGATTCAGGAGTATGCGTGGTTGCAAAACGTGGTGGTGTTATTGACCTTGTGGATGCTGCACGGATTGTGGTGCGTGTTAATGATGATGAAACATCCGCTGGTGAAACAGGGGTTGATATTTATAACCTGACGAAATACTTCCGCTCAAACCAAGATACTTGCATTAATCAAATTCCAATTGTTGCGAAAGGCGACCGTATCAAACGCGGTGATATTCTCGCTGATGGTCCATGCACAGACATGGGAGAATTGGCATTAGGTCAAAATCTTCTTGTCGCTTTTATGCCTTGGAACGGTTATAACTTTGAAGATTCTATTTTGATTTCTGAGCGCATTGTCCAGGATGATCGATTTACAACGATTCATATTGAAGAATTAACTTGCATCGCACGAGATACAAAATTAGGAACAGAAGAAATTACTTCTGACATACCGAATGTAGGGGAATCAGCATTAGCTAATTTAGATGAGTCTGGTGTTGTTTACATTGGTGCTGAAGTGGCTGCTGGCGATATTCTCGTTGGTAAAGTCACGCCAAAAGGTGAAACGCAGTTAACGCCTGAAGAAAAGCTGTTAAGAGCCATCTTTGGTGAAAAAGCTTCTGATGTAAAAGATTCATCATTGCGTGTGCCGTCAG
This genomic interval from Legionella oakridgensis ATCC 33761 = DSM 21215 contains the following:
- the rplJ gene encoding 50S ribosomal protein L10; amino-acid sequence: MTLTLAAKKAVVEEVTSVASKAISAVVADYRGLTVNQMTQLRTEARKAGVYLRVVRNTLTRRAFEKTDFACLSDLLVGPLFIALSMESPGDAARLLKEFTKSYEKLEIKALSVGGKVYGAEQLDAVASLPTRDEAISKLMFVMKAPIEKFVRTLAEPHAKLVRTIAAIKDKKQAS
- the rplL gene encoding 50S ribosomal protein L7/L12, yielding MAISKNEILETISNMSVMEVVELIEAMEEKFNVSAAAAAVAVAAPAAAAASAAEEKTEFDVVMTSFGDNKVGVIKAIRSITGLGLKEAKDLVEGAPSTVKEGVSKDEAADIKKQLEEAGASVDVK
- the rplA gene encoding 50S ribosomal protein L1 — encoded protein: MRGYHGKVKQKAKKIREKVLPNHLYKASEAIAVLKEFTSSKFRESVDIAVNLGVDPRKSDQVVRASTNLPKGTGKAVRVAVFAQGDNAVKAKNAGADLVGFEDLADQIKNGEINFDVVIATPDAMRIVGQLGQILGPRGLMPNPKVGTVTTNVEAAVQDAKSGQVRYRTDKNGIIHCTVGKVDFEAADLIENVAALLADLKKAKPSSSKGIYIKKITLSTTMGPGLTIDPASISM
- the rplK gene encoding 50S ribosomal protein L11; this encodes MAKKVEAYIKLQIPAGKANPSPPVGPALGQRGVNIMEFCKAFNASTQSMEQGLPIPVVITVYSDRSFTFITKTPPASVLLKKAAGIQSGSGTPNTKKVAKLQRSQLEEIAKTKEPDLTAATLEAAVRSIAGTARSMGIEVEGVE